AAACAACACATATAATTAATTAGAATCTGAAAAACACATGATCTTGTAATGAATTATCAATAACAATCAAATCAACATTCTTCATATTCAACAtgcatgaaagaaaaaaaaaagattattataaattatatactTAATGAATTAGAATCAAGTGTAGGTGAATGAGGTGAAATATTGAAATCTATGGAGGTTTAAAAGGTTCATGAATCAACATTATGTAAATTAATTATTAACATAATTATgattaaaaatgaagaaagattgataaatgaaaaaaattatgattaGATATTTACCTTGAGATTAAAAATGTGGgaattagaattagaagaatATGTAACACTAATTAATTATCCTAATATATCAATAAGATTGAGGCTATGATATTAGGGCTAAAATTGGAAGACAGGTTGGTGAAACTCATATTTAGAGTTtgccattttttttgtttttttgtttatattttttcagtttcatttttgctactagtttttttttcttcttgtttaATGTCATGTATTTTAGGTTGTCTTTAACATGATAtagtttattttgttaaattttatttatagtgttttttaatatatttaactaAGTTTTGGTTTAACTTATTCTAGTTAATTTATGTAAAATAAGCCTATTGAATATGATGGTTGAGTAGTTTGTTGTTATGATTAATATTCATAGGGTGACTTGTTGTATCTTAAAGTTTATCCTTAAATTTTTGGTTTATTTTTTAGTTTCAATATGGCAACTTCCATTCTCACACATCGTTTTAAAGTTTTTGTTAATTAACAGATCATCCTTGTGAGGAAGGTGGCTTGATTTTATCACAATTGACATTTGAAGAAGATAGCCAAAATATGAGTGTAAATTTAGAAGTGTTGATATTTGGTAACATCTTACAAGAGGTTAGACACTTCTAATTAACTTATTGTAGAGGACAAATATAGTATAGTGGAATGAACAACATTATATCTCAAAAACTTGAATATAATTGTGTATaagtttttttgttatttttaaaaatttaaaagtaagGAAGAAATACTCTATTGAATTTTCATAACATTTCTTAATACAAATATAGTATTAGCTTATTCTAAGCACTATTGAAACGTGGTTTGAGAGGAAGAATGAGATAATACATGGACTCGAGTGCGTAGTGAGGTTTATATATGTCATGTAGTTGATTTTCAAGTCCCTAGAGTAGAGAGGGGCACTGGTGTTTCGAGTACTTGAATGCACTCGAATGTCGTTGTGATCTCGGGATTTATCTTTCGCTGTTGATTTCATCTTATAAGTCTTCCTTCATTTTGGGTCGTAGATTTGTCTCTCTTGTCTTCTTATATAAGGATTTCCCCTTACTATGAACATTTTTTCCTTCTTGCTCAAATGTTTTACTTCTCGCGAGTTTCCTTCTATTCTTCCTTGGATTCAATcgatattgtttgatttgttcatTTGCCTATTCTCCCTAGATTTTGCATTCCTTCGCTATTTTTAAGCTTCTATGTggtttcttaattatttttttgtttatacaTCTGCTGTTTCTCTGAGGTAGTATTACTTTCTCTCTTCATCTTATTATTGTTCTTATTCTTTCTTCAACAATGGAAAACCAAGGAAAGTCATACATGAACTTTGTCGACTCATCTTGTAGGGATGAAATAAGATATGCCTCTTCATGCATTTAAGTGATTCACCCAGAGCTATTGGACTTGTTTTTTCCAGCGATTATATCTCCCTCGTATGAAGGTTATACAAATTAGCAATAGTTCTGACTCTTGGAGTAGTTATGATGATGTGGTAATGAATATGGAAGTCCATAAGGTGATTAGGATCTGAAGGAGCTCGTCTAGCAGAATAATGGAGATAACCCATTTAGGCTTGACAGTATGGAGGTTGGTTATGGTTTCACTTTCCTTGAAGTGTTTGTTGTGAACTCGTATAGGGTTGAGGATTATCATAGTAACTTGACAGTCCATGTTTATATTAAGGCTTTTAGGACTCTGAACGGTCGGAAACTTAATGATGACAAAATAAGGAGGTATCTTGAATCTCGGGAATGCGCTAGAACTCACggttttgattttttatatttattgacaATAAGGAGGAGATGGTACGAATGGGGAAACAAAATCTCCAACTTGTGGCCAGTGTTATCAATATCCTTGGGTGGAAAATGAGGTATTGGGTACGACCTCCACCTTTTAACTAGGTATATAGGTTGGAAATGTTTACAGTTATGTGGGCCCATATTTACATTGGTCAGTCTCACACCTAAATTATCTGATAAAATGTTATGTAGCTCCTTTGATGGAAGTACGTCGCCTTTTCACGAGTGTCTATTTTCCAGAATATGGATCTTACTCCCCTTCAACGAATTTAAAGTAGGGATTTATAATCATATCAGATCTCCCCATCTCAACTTTATCTAGTGAACTAGGCATATGTGAAAGTATTTTAATACTAGCGCAAGTACAAAGGTCGTACTCTAACTTTAAAGTTTCTCTTCCAATTGTTCAACGTGCATCCACTTCTGGTAATATGAAGCAGAGGCAATGGTTGCTCTTATTTtgctaagaaaataaaatatttgatgtttttgttgacAGCTTTAAGAACTTCAATGTTAGTTGTTTGTCAAAGTCGTTACACACTTAATTTTGTGTGCTCTTCTATAGTGCTTCTCATCTTGCCCCCAAGGTCGGATCTACCTAGATGTTAGGACAAATTCCCCAAGTATTGGAATCATAATCATTTCTTAGAGACTTCAAACATGTATGTGACTTCACCAGACGAATTGAAATCGGAAAAGAGGGCTTGAATGCTGACCTCATCGCTTTCTAGGAAAGCTTGGGCTTTTTGGAAGTGGCTGGTTCAGATGTATCGGTGTCTCGAAAGCAAAAATGGTACATTAAAACACAATTTATAGTAGAGGTGTCTAATTGTcaagaaagaaaagatatatttgatgtgaaatgtgaGTTACTTTTATAATTGTACTCTGTTATCGCTTTAGTATATACCTTAAAATGTTTGTTCATTTTGTCTTGTAGATAGCATGAGTGTCATCCAAGATATAATGAAGAGGAATGGGTGTTAGCAAAGAATACACTTACCCCTCATCCGAGTTCATCTATGAATGTTATTTCCTCGACAGAGGGTGCTGATCTAGAAGAAAGTAACATTCCAAACCCAGAGCAAACAAATTAACATTTTGGTCTAAAAGGCATAACAAATCATAACCAACCATCTTCTATGACCTGCATAAAAAAATCCAATGAAAAGTCGGGGGATCGTGTCATGGAACGTTTGAAGGTAATTAGGGATGACTCCTTGTCAAGGGGTATGGGAAAATCTGCAAACAAAGAACCTCCCTCCAAGAGGCCTATTCGACGATGCTTTAGGTCGATTTGTTGGTCATGGGGCAACCAAAGTGTATCGCTCACCTACTCCATGCAACGATTCCTCCTTACTAAAGAGCCCTGGACTACAAAAGATGTTTAGGATAATTACCCTGAGGGGGATTATACTTACTTTCAAATGTTGACCGAGACGTCCAAGAATAAGGTAATGGTCTAGATATCCTACCACATTCATTAAGTCGTTGTAGTACTATTTTGGCTCCATACAACATGAAGAGGgagaaataaaatttgaataagcAACATGATGATGTCCTTCTTGAACGAGTTAGTCTTCAAAAGGATCTTGCTaaagtaaaagagaaaataaattctTCTAAAAAAAAGTGGAGGATCATGGTACCCTTTTCGCTCTTGCTGCCAAGGTTAAGCTCTAAAAAGGGATTTTGAAGGAGAATGAGGCATAATTGGCTAAGATCAAGAAATATTTGGCCGACACTCGACTCCCTTAATACTTCAACGAGGACGGTGACATAGTTGGAGTTCTTATTAGAAGCGGATAAGTAAGATTGTTCTAAGAAGGTGAAGTCCTATGAAAACCAACTAAAGTGCGGAATAAGCTCGAAGACTGCGTTAACTTAGAAATATAACTCATGTTGGTCTTCTTCAACAATTCTTTGAGTAAGGCCAAGTTGTCTTGTCTAGGAGCGAAGATTTTGTGGGAGTATATCGACACATAGAAATAGGTTGTGGAGGGGGAGTTGATGGCTTTGTTGCCAATAGTGGAGTTGGTTGCGGCCTAATCTTTTACGAATGTTAACTATATCCTTTCATCTTTATGAATAAATTTACTTTCTACTCTTGTGGGCACaatttgttttattgttttcttTCATGAATGATTTTACTTTCATCATTGTACATCTTTAATAATTTTGTGTCACCATTGTGCATCCTTAAAGGTTTTTTCTCCATCATTATCTTGACGTCTATAGGGTGTTGGTGTAAGCCCTTTTTCCCATCATTATTTTGACGTCTATAGGGTGTTGGTGTAAGTCTTAAAGGCCAATAGTTTTGTTAGAATTTGGTACTTGTATTGAAttgtttattaataataaaatgcaTTTCTTTGATatgtttgtatttttaaaataatatagtcTCTAGAATAGATAGTTCGTTTACTGAAACATTAAGTGTATCTTAAGCATAAGATCCTATTAAACATAATGACAATATTTTTAATGTATCTATAGTCAAGCTTTAGAGTAAAGTGAGATAACATTAAAGCACTGAGACTATTATTTGGATAGACAGATGATGACATCCCATGGATCATAGAAAAGAGCTATTAAATCTTCACAAAGATATGAACATTATGAGTAATATTTCTATTGGATTGACCCACCGTGAGAATGCTACATATAATGTTATGCAAGtatcataagttattctcaaggTGATCATGCCACCATTCGACCTGAAACCACCATGGATCTAGATGTGGAGTTGAGAACATTATTGCTAATAAAACATTGTCCATAACAGAGTGACCATCATGTTTATATGACTTGGATGTTCCTTGTTGACTATGCTTCAGAATTTGACTTTTGTATGGTGAAGCAGCGATACTTCAATCATCTATAATGGATATAAACACGACCGACCCatttatatatgatataatataAATAACTCTATATGCAATGGTAGTATATTAATATACGGTTTTATTTCGTCCATTCGATTAGTTGATGATTGTCTTTCATTTGAATGATCAATGTTCACTCTGCTTCATAATTCGATATTTGTATGGTGATGCAATTAGATTTTGAGCAGTCAAATTGAATAATTGATCATGACATTTTTATGGTATGAATGTGTTGCATTAGAGTTTATGACGGTTTAAGAGTTATGGTGTCAAGAGTTATGTGATTAGGGTTTATGACGCCACAAGAGTTGTGTCTTTAGGGTTTGTAAAAAGTGTCAAGTGTTGATGCAAAATACAACTCCGATTCAAAGTGAATTGTTAATTTTGAATTAGCTTTTGGGGCACTTTTCTGGAAAGCCCGCAAGGGGAACTGACCGGGTAGTGGAACCCCTAACTAACTTTGCATAGTGTAATCAATAgccaaaattttatttaatttatttaattaacataaattatttaataataatagtgTATTTATGACTATTGTCTTGTGGTGAGCTGTTATGCCCTtagtcttattttatttttgttttgagatTTTAAATATGACATGTGTGTCGTGTTTTTCTCTATACCCTATTTATCTAATTTCTTTTCTCATCTCACTCCCTCATATGTAAAATGAGTATTATTTGATGTGATGTAATGtaataaagaaaagaagaagaaaacatcaAAGGAAAACAACCATGGAGGTCTAGCTCGGAGACACATAAATTGTTATTAGGTTTAAATTAGGATCTCTCACTAACTTGAGGGAACAATTGCGCTAGGGGCCATAACcgtaccatatatatatatatatatatatatatatatatatatatatatatatatatatatatatatatatatatatatatatatatatatatgtgtgtgtatgtatgtatgtatgttgatgcaTATGAATGTATGCTGATTCATGTGAGAGAAGATTTATATGATAAATAAGACAGTGAAATCAAACTAATTACaaattctctcaaaataaatattaagtttATGCACTGGTACAAAATACATCTAACGTAACATGCTATTATCTCAACTACTATATCAACCAAAGTAATAGCTCTTATTTAGGCACCtgtatttttatttatcttattaaAAGACATTTTACTGTGGCCCTTATTATTAACCGTAGTAATATATTTAGGTTTACAAGCTTCCAATCCTAGCACCAACAATTGAGTCCACAATGCTCACCCTCATATTTGTACTGCTGTTGACAATAGTGTCTCGTTGCAAGGTGTCAACTTGACACCTTGCAACGGGACACTACTTCCTGGACTTTTTGATACAAGTGAGTCGGTCCCTTTCTCGAATGAAAGGgtctgataccatttgttgggGGAGTTTTTCACTAGAGAGCATTAACACATAGTGTATGACTagacacctttgtgagagacacaccacttattcacccaaaatcttaaggtTATACGTGTGTGGGTTTTCTCCTTATAAAGTGTTCAATCTTCTATTTTCTAATCAATAtgagacttcttcctcacacttgattctcaacatgatttttattatttttcaatagaAATATGTTAAATgtacttaaatatcattttaaaaataaaaataaaacgtttaagaaaaaattatacacttgtcatatttttattataaaataataaaaaatattttatctaaATTTTATCCTTTAttaaacattcaaattaattTAACAGCTAAAGTGTAATTGAGCTCTATTAATTTAGAGGACTTATGACATATTtagataattattaaaaaatacacaCTAACGTGAACCAATACAAGACAAACACTATACGAATGAATATACGGCAACGTAGAAAAGGCATTGTTATACGCTACTTGGCGGCATATTTTGTCAACCATAGTTTTCGATTTTCCTTCTCTCCCACTCACTCTTTTTCTCATTGTTTTCGAAGCCACTTTTTTCTACTATCTCACTTTCAATTTCAGCtacttctccttttctttttctcccattccttttcttCCTTTTTGTTCTTTTACATTTTCTCGGTATTGTTGAACCAAGTTGTTGGTGGGAGCTTCTGCAGAACAGAACGTTTCTAGGTCAGACCACTTTCTGAATCTCGTCATTCTTTGTCAGATCCGTTAACTTATTTTTCACattttcacatatttttatttatttttagtttgatttttatgaatactaTGCATGTGTTGTTGATGGAGTTTCACACACACTATGTTAATTGATTAGTATTAGATATTAGATAGCCAATACTAAgcaattaattaggttaaagaaTTAGGTAGACATTTGTCTTGATCAGTTTCATGGTTTGATAATTTGATTCATATTATGATTATATGTGCAGAATGACACATCTGAACAAAGACGTGTCTGATATATGTATGTGTTTGATGTCTGATATGTGTCTATCCAACACGTTTCTGTGTCCACACATGGATTCATGtgattagttatttatttatttttaaattattaaatttattgataTCATTTTCCTGTATCATTATTAAATTATACACACATGGACCTGGATGTGAAGCCATCCATATTACAGAAATTGATATAAATAATTTACCCAACACCTCCTTGTATGTTTTGTTCATTTCTAATTGCACAATGCATGTGTGTTTCATCTCATAGTGTTTTATGTAGGCTTTTGAATCAAATTATGGCTAGTGATTCTTTGGTAATCACCAATGGAAATGGCATTGATGACTTACAGCCGAATCCCCAGAGGACTTACCAAGCAGTAGTGATTGCAACCCGAGATATGGGTATTTCTAAGGATGGGGAATTACCATGGACATTGCCTACTGATCAAAAGTTTTTTGAGGATATCACAACAATAACATCTGATCCTAAGAAGAAGAATGCTGTTGTAATGGGTAGAAAATCATGGGAGGCTATCCCTCCTGAGAGCAGGCCTCTCAGTGGCCGTCTAAATGTTGTTCTGACTCGCTCGGGTAGTTTTGATATTGCAACTGCAGAGAATGTTCTTATATGTGGAAGTGTGTCGTCTGCTATGGAACTGTTGGCTGCTTCTCCTTACTGTCTTTCAATTGAGAAAGTATTTCTTACAGGCGGCGGTGAGATATTTAGGTATATATTATCTATATTCCGGTCTTCGTAATCACGTGAAGCTCTTTCTTTGTAGTATCTGATGATTTTTATGTACAGAGAAgcacttcatggacctggatgtGAAGCCATCCATATTACAGAAATTGAAGCGAGCATTGAGTGTGACACTTTTATGCCTCAAATTGATTTCTCTGTATTTCATCCGTGGTACTCGTCTTTCCCTTTGGTGGAAAATGGCATCCGCTATTCTTTTAACACTTATGTGCGCGTAAGGTCTTCAACAGAAGAGTCCCAGGGTCTGAATACTGATCCAATTCTTTATGATAGTTCAAACTCTGTAAAATTTGAGGTCAAGGATTTTTCTTTTCTTCCCAAGATTATTTTTGAGAGACACGAGGAGTACAAGTATCTTAAATTAGTAGAAGAAATCATTTCTGAAGGTACAACTAAGGACGATAGGACAGGGACTGGTACCTTGTCCATATTTGGTTCCAAGGTAACATTTTAATTGGTTTGTTTGTTGTGGAGTTTCTATAAATTACATGCTGATCTCCTCTATAATTTCACAGATGAGATTTAATCTGCGAAAAAACTTTCCACTTTTAACAACTAAGGTATGCCCAACTCTTGATTCAAAATTTGTATAATATACTGCAGAAAGTAATTTGT
Above is a genomic segment from Vicia villosa cultivar HV-30 ecotype Madison, WI unplaced genomic scaffold, Vvil1.0 ctg.000073F_1_1, whole genome shotgun sequence containing:
- the LOC131623512 gene encoding bifunctional dihydrofolate reductase-thymidylate synthase-like, with translation MASDSLVITNGNGIDDLQPNPQRTYQAVVIATRDMGISKDGELPWTLPTDQKFFEDITTITSDPKKKNAVVMGRKSWEAIPPESRPLSGRLNVVLTRSGSFDIATAENVLICGSVSSAMELLAASPYCLSIEKVFLTGGGEIFREALHGPGCEAIHITEIEASIECDTFMPQIDFSVFHPWYSSFPLVENGIRYSFNTYVRVRSSTEESQGLNTDPILYDSSNSVKFEVKDFSFLPKIIFERHEEYKYLKLVEEIISEGTTKDDRTGTGTLSIFGSKMRFNLRKNFPLLTTKKVFWRGVVEELLWFISGSTNAKALQEKGIRIWDGNASREYLDSIGLKEREEGDLGPVYGFQWRHFGAKYTNMHEDYSGQGFDQLLDVINKIKHNPDDRRIILSAWNPSDLKLMALPPCHMFAQFYVANGELSCQMYQRSADMGLGVPFNIASYALLTCMIAHVCDLVPGDFIHVIGDTHVYRNHVRPLQEQLQNLPKPFPILKINPKKKDIDSFVGADFKLIGYDPHQKIEMKMAV